A genome region from Cyprinus carpio isolate SPL01 chromosome B23, ASM1834038v1, whole genome shotgun sequence includes the following:
- the LOC109048275 gene encoding uncharacterized protein LOC109048275 — protein MIDKKIRVCSVRFYSNIKLFYNMMLFAVVTCWIGITAGAAVESLTVSEGGNLTISIHIEKWDRDPQVLVTLLKGSSQEPIAQVICHNGACEQKSWRSGVSLISVGQNMTLILMNISYNQTGLYKIYKLSSKLPENKIYNVAVYQPPLRTISPEQPASAVYSESFTAGISSAAVLLALVLIIAAVVGVIYRKHRKASFITEQFILTFLMMTLKIALNLKKRPNIT, from the exons ATGATAGATAAGAAGATCAGAGTTTGTTCGGTTAGGTTTTACAGCAACATCAAGTTGTTTTACAATATGATGCTCTTCGCTGTAGTAACGTGTTGGATTG GCATTACTGCTGGTGCTGCGGTGGAGTCGCTAACGGTGTCTGAGGGGGGAAACCTGACCATCTCTATTCACATTGAGAAGTGGGACAGAGACCCTCAGGTTTTGGTGACCCTTCTCAAAGGCTCCTCACAGGAACCGATAGCTCAGGTGATTTGTCATAACGGAGCCTGTGAACAAAAGAGCTGGAGATCTGGAGTTTCTCTCATATCTGTTGGACAAAATATGACTCTGATCCTGATGAACATCAGCTACAATCAAACAGGACTTTACAAGATCTACAAACTGAGCAGCAAACTGCCCGAAAACAAGATTTACAACGTTGCCGTGTATC AGCCTCCACTCAGGACCATCAGCCCAGAACAAccagcatctgctgtgtacagtGAATCATTCACTGCAGGAATAAGCTCAGCTGCAGTGCTCCTCGCTTTAGTGCTCATCATTGCTGCTGTCGTTGGTGTCATTTATAGGAAACACAGGAAGGCAAGTTTCATCACAGAGCAATTTATCTTAACCTTTCTTATGATGACATTGAAAATAGCCTTGAATCTTAAAAAAAGGCCTAATATTACCTAA